Below is a window of Humulus lupulus chromosome 2, drHumLupu1.1, whole genome shotgun sequence DNA.
CAAAATAGAATAAGAAGCATCTCTTAAACACACCATAACCCAGTTAATAAACTGCTTCGGGAAGCAAAAACCAGTAAGAATCTCCTCTAAACAATGCCAATCAATGGAATCATAAGCCTTGCTGAGATCAACTTTCATCACACATCTAGGGGAAATATGTTTTCTTTTATAACCCTTAAGGATATCTTGAAAAATAAGAATGTTATGCGCTAAAAGCCTATCCTTAATAAACGCCCCTTGATTTTGATGAACTAGAAGAGGAAGTACCCCTTTGAGTCTCTCACACATCATCTTAGAAATACATTTATATAATGTATTGCAGCAAGCAATGGGCCTATAATCCACCGCCTTAGTCGGATTAGCAATTTTAGGAATCAAAGACAACAACGCATTATTCAGATTTTTAGGAATAATACCTTGCTGAAAGAAACCCAAAACAGCCTCTGAAACATCATCACCAATCTCATTCCACAAAGCTTTAAAGTAACCCGACCCATATCCATCCGGTCCCGGACTCTTTATAGTTCCTATGCTAAACATAGCATTTCTAACATCCTTCTTTGTAAACGGTTTAACTAAAGCCAGTTGATGCTCTAAAGAAAGGATATTACCGTGAACAAAGCAATCCATGTGAATAGACCCCGAAGCCTTACTTTGACTGCCCAAAACACTTCTGAAATGATGTAAGAAATGATCCACCACCTCCTCATACGACTCAACTAACTGACCATTGTCAGAAACATAAGAGGCAATTCTATTAATTTCCTTCCTCTGTTTCAAACAAGCATGGAAATACGTCGTATTATCGTCCCCAAATTTGAGCCAATTAACTTTACTTTTTTGCCTAAAAAAACTATCATAAAACCTGGAACTCTGAACCAGAGACTCAAGCGCCAGCTTTTCCTCAGTCTGAAACTCTAAAGAGAAAGGATCCTGTTGGAGATTAACTTGGGCCTGGTTATACAACTCTTTAGCCATCTGAAAGTTGCGCTCAACATCACCAAATTCAGACTTATTAAACCGCCTTAAGACATGGCTAAGTCTCTTAAGTTTCATCAAAACACCAGCAAAACCTCCAACAGCTACTGGTTTTTGCCAACTTTGCAAAACAGTAGTCTTAAATCTATTATGATCCACCCACATGTTATAAAACCTAAAAGGCTTGAACCCAGTTATTACCTCCTGAAACACCTTAATAATGCAATAGCAGTGATCTGATAGAATGTCCCACTGTTTGACAGCAACTGAAGCAGGAAAGAGGTCTATCCACTCCTCATTTTTAAAAATCCGATCTAATTTGGAATAAATCCTAGCACCATCTGTTTGGTTATTAGTCCAAGTATATTGAGAGCCAATTGAGCCAAGTTCATCAGCTAACCCTTGACCTCGCCATCTTTGAGCATCAATCAACTCAGCAGAAGTAACTGGCCGACCCCCTCTTCTGTCATCAAACTCAAAAACAGAGTTGAAGTCTCCAGCCAACAACCAGGGAGCAACAGGGAAACTAAGGCAAGATAAGTCATGCCACATCTGAGATCTTTCATTAACCGTGTTTCTCCCATAAGAAAATGTCACACAGTACTCCCTCTTTGAAGGTTTTTCCTTAATAACAGTATGAACAATTTGATCACTCTCTTGAATAATATCTACAAGTAGCATACTACTCCTCTAAACCAACAAGATTCTATCCTCACAAAGAGAACCCTTAAAATAATTCCAACCATCAAAAAACCTACTCATCATATCTTCCACTTTCTCACCCCTTAACTTGGTTTCAAGAAAAGCACCCAAACCAATCTTATTAATTCGACAAAAAACACTAAGGGATCTCTGTTTTCCCCTCTTATTCAAACCACGAACATTCCATCTAAGAATTTGGAACTCCcccatcaaattttttttttgcattcaGAGCCAAATTCGCACCCTCCCCACTCTTATCTAGCAAGACAGTGTAAGCAATTTTCACCCTGTTCTGAGCCTTAGGAGCCATCGCTTTCTTCCCACCAACTTTCCTAGGAGTAATCCATTCCCCTTCCGTCTCTACCACACTAGCTGAACCACGATCAACAGTCCCCTGGTCTCCCTTGGATACTTGGTTAATATCAACCGCACCAGTCTCTGTATTTGTCTGAACTTGTGAACCCTTCAGAGCCCTGTCATTCAAAGTAGTCGTGACCCCCGCTCCAGTACCTGGCACTGAAGAACTAGCCTCCTTATGCAACTCAAAATTGCTCCGTTTAGCCTCTTTCATCAAGTTATCCAATTTAGTTCCACTAACTAACTGATCTTTTGGTCTCCAAACAACTTCTTTTTTCTTATTACATAAAGATTCAGTATGACCAAACACCTTGCAAAGCTTACACTGTGTGGGCAGCCACTCAAACTCAACAAATTGTTCCATTAATTGTCCTCTTTCATTCAAGAACTGAATAGATTTCGGGACCTCATCAGCTATGTCAATATAAACTAAAACTCTTGCAAATTGCATCATAGACCTATCCTTTGTAACCTTATCAACCAGGATTGGTTTGCCAAGAGTACTAACTAAAGCACTTAAACATTTGGTTCCCCAATACTGTAACCCCAAACCAGGCAGCCTCACCCAAACTGGAACCGATTTAATCATCCTCAAATGATCTAAATCAGTGGTCCATGGCCTAACAATGACTGGTTTTCTATCAAAGTGAAAAACCCCATTCTCTAGCACCAAATCTCTAGTCGTTTCATCCCTGAATTTAACCAATGTATGGCCTGCATTTAACCTCGCTATTCTCTCTATACCCAGTTTTCCCCACATTCTCTTGATGAAACCCTCAAACACTTAGCACCTAAAACCGTACACACTACAGCAGAGTTCCAAATAGACGTTTCAACAGCGATTTCTTCCAAATCCACCTGAGCAATCTGATGACCATCCTGAACTAATGGCTCCTCAAATTGTAAATGAGC
It encodes the following:
- the LOC133815431 gene encoding uncharacterized protein LOC133815431, whose translation is MLLVDIIQESDQIVHTVIKEKPSKREYCVTFSYGRNTVNERSQMWHDLSCLSFPVAPWLLAGDFNSVFEFDDRRGGRPVTSAELIDAQRWRGQGLADELGSIGSQYTWTNNQTDGARIYSKLDRIFKNEEWIDLFPASVAVKQWDILSDHCYCIIKVFQEVITGFKPFRFYNMWVDHNRFKTTVLQSWQKPVAVGGFAGVLMKLKRLSHVLRRFNKSEFGDVERNFQMAKELYNQAQVNLQQDPFSLEFQTEEKLALESLVQSSRFYDSFFRQKSKVNWLKFGDDNTTYFHACLKQRKEINRIASYVSDNGQLVESYEEVVDHFLHHFRSVLGSQSKASGSIHMDCFVHGNILSLEHQLALVKPFTKKDVRNAMFSIGTIKSPGPDGYGSGYFKALWNEIGDDVSEAVLGFFQQGIIPKNLNNALLSLIPKIANPTKAVDYRPIACCNTLYKCISKMMCERLKGVLPLLVHQNQGAFIKDRLLAHNILIFQDILKGYKRKHISPRCVMKVDLSKAYDSIDWHCLEEILTGFCFPKQFINWVMVCLRDASYSILINGRV